The Apium graveolens cultivar Ventura chromosome 6, ASM990537v1, whole genome shotgun sequence genome contains a region encoding:
- the LOC141665728 gene encoding uncharacterized protein LOC141665728: MSATSTTWECKPSTHDRAQIGPRPRPLLPVGDIHRGPFPKSKNQCRYIVVAVDYATKWVEAKPLSKIREKEMIEFFMEYIFEKALEELKIQHIKASVTYPQANGLAQKTNRTILQGLKKRIEEVPRYWVDELPNILWSYRMTPRSATRETPFHLAYGIDDVLPIDVSLISLRIEVFDPSSTIEGIRFHNELIEETREQSRLRMIAQ, from the exons ATGTCAGCCACGTCAACGACATGGGAATGTAAGCCATCGACCCACGACAGAGCTCAAATTGGTCCTCGCCCCCGGCCCCTTCTACCAGTGGGGGATATACATCGTGGACCTTTTCCAAAATCCAAAAACCAATGCCGATACATAGTGGTAGCAGTTGACTATGCAACCAAGTGGGTCGAGGCGAAGCCACTCTCTAAGATCAGAGAGAAAGAGATGATTGAGTTTTTTATGGAGTACATC TTCGAGAAAGCCCTGGAGGAGTTGAAAATCCAACACATCAAGGCATCAGTTACATATCCACAGGCTAATGGCCTTGCACAAAAAACAAATAGAACCATACTACAAGGCCTCAAGAAAAGAATCGAAGAAGTTCCCCGTTACTGGGTCGATGAATTGCCAAATATACTATGGTCCTATAGAATGACACCCCGAAGTGCGACTAGGGAAACTCCTTTCCATCTCGCCTATGGCATCGATGATGTCTTACCTATCGACGTTAGCCTAATTTCACTGAGGATCGAGGTATTTGACCCTTCCTCAACCATCGAGGGTATACGCTTCCATAATGAGTTGATTGAAGAAACAAGGGAGCAATCTCGACTTCGCATGATCGCACAATAA
- the LOC141665729 gene encoding uncharacterized protein LOC141665729, whose translation MESDKEQVTNQEEAENIKDMATTLKQLQHEMEKSNKPKANPDSKLWCDYHGDYGDKAYDCVALRKVLQFLTKKGYLTKFMTSKKTSYVGKDVSPRRNNVAPLRQPPPPPLYKVINFISGGSEICGATYSQAKRASRETDIRVIQVRVSNDNLPSLMFDESDKKNIREPQQDGLVISLPVGNCLIKRILVDNRSAANIMMLSTLT comes from the exons ATGGAAAGCGACAAAGAACAAGTCACgaaccaagaagaagctgagAATATCAAAGATATGGCTACGACATTGAAACAGTTACAACATGAAATGGAGAAG AGTAATAAACCTAAAGCAAACCCGGATTCTAAATTGTGGTGCGACTATCACGGAGATTACGGAGACAAGGCTTATGACTGTGTGGCCTTGCGAAAAGTACTACAATTTCTGACCAAGAAAGGATATCTCACGAAATTCATGACGTCAAAGAAAACATCTTATGTTGGGAAGGACGTCTCGCCAAGAAGAAACAATGTGGCACCATTAAGACAGCCACCGCCTCCACCACTTTACAAGGTGATCAACTTCATCTCAGGAGGATCAGAAATATGCGGAGCAACATATTCACAGGCTAAGAGAGCATCCAGAGAAACAGACATACGAGTCATACAAGTGAGGGTTAGCAATGACAATCTGCCATCCTTAATGTTTGATGAATCAGATAAAAAGAACATACGAGAACCACAACAGGATGGACTAGTCATCTCACTACCCGTGGGAAATTGCCTAATTAAAAGGATATTGGTGGACAATAGGAGTGCTGCCAACATCATGATGCTTAGCACATTGACATAA
- the LOC141665730 gene encoding uncharacterized protein LOC141665730, whose protein sequence is MVVKSVSAENYVRDLQEVFDILRSYNMKLNPSKCNFAVSSGKFLGHMVTRRGIEASPEQIKAIFELKSPSNVKDVQKLTGRVAALNRFILRSSDRCKLFYDVLRKSKGFLWSEKYETALSDLKRYLTTPPLLSKPTRGEDLHVYLSVTDHAVSDVLVKENEGVQSLVYYISKTLVDAETRCRIGVSASSRVDVKPQTLYIDGASNVNRTGLGFALKLPRGDIIAQSVCCDFKATNNEAEYEALIMGLIVAKNMKIKNIEVKCDSLLIVNHVKGCYEAKDSKMVAYLDITKRLTNCFDNFSIQQVPRENNVQADALAGLGVVLKNIDLNNIPVVHIVKPAMKRLALSIEKMTLDQRNVDTNEDADNWIKRFKDYLQFGTVPTNNNEARVLRMKASRFTIIDGELFKKSSTWLLQRCLRRHEADLVLRDAHEGECGNHTNGRNLSLKILRLGYYWMTLRQDALDYAKKCDACQRLAPVIHQPSEQLHTSISSWPFMK, encoded by the exons ATGGTCGTCAAGTCTGTTAGTGCAGAAAATTATGTACGAGATCTTCAAGAAGTATTCGACATACTACGGTCGTACAACATGAAGCTGAACCCATCCAAATGTAACTTTGCTGTGTCGTCAGGAAAGTTCCTTGGACATATGGTGACAAGAAGAGGAATTGAAGCAAGTCCAGAACAAATTAAAGCGATATTTGAATTAAAGAGTCCATCGAATGTCAAAGACGTACAGAAATTAACAGGACGAGTTGCAGCCTTGAACAGGTTCATTTTACGATCGTCAGACAGGTGCAAGCTTTTTTATGACGTGTTGAGAAAGAGCAAAGGATTCCTATGGTCTGAAAAATATGAGACTGCTTTGAGTGACTTGAAGAGATATCTGACTACACCACCACTTCTGTCCAAACCCACTCGAGGAGAGGACTTGCACGTGTATTTGTCTGTAACTGATCATGCAGTAAGTGACGTTCTTGTTAAAGAAAATGAAGGTGTCCAGTCGCTTGTGTATTACATCAGCAAAACCCTAGTAGATGCGGAAACAAG ATGCCGAATAGGAGTTTCAGCAAGTTCACGAGTAGACGTGAAGCCTCAGACGTTGTATATAGATGGTGCATCTAATGTTAATAGAACGGGATTGGGGTTTGCCCTCAAATTGCCACGAGGGGATATAATAGCCCAATCGGTATGTTGTGACTTCAAAGCCACGAACAATGAGGCTGAGTATGAGGCGTTAATCATGGGACTCATAGTCGCTAAAAATATGAAGATAAAAAACATTGAAGTTAAATGTGATTCGTTACTTATTGTCAATCATGTCAAGGGCTGCTATGAAGCCAAAGACTCTAAAATGGTGGCTTACCTCGACATCACGAAAAGACTAACCAACTGTTTCGATAACTTCAGCATACAACAAGTCCCAAGGGAGAATAATGTGCAAGCTGATGCATTGGCTGGATTGGGAGTTGTGCTAAAAAATATAGACCTCAACAACATTCCAGTAGTCCACATCGTAAAGCCCGCTATGAAAAGACTAGCCCTTAGTATAGAAAAAATGACTCTTGATCAACGTAATGTTGACACCAATGAGGATGCAGACAACTGGATAAAGAGATTCAAAGATTACTTACAATTTGGAACAGTGCCAACCAACAACAATGAAGCAAGGGTCCTCAGGATGAAGGCGTCAAGGTTCACAATTATAGATGGAGAGTTATTCAAAAAATCTTCCACATGGCTGTTACAAAGATGTCTACGAAGGCATGAAGCAGATTTGGTGCTAAGGGATGCACACGAAGGCGAATGTGGGAATCATACTAACGGAAGAAACCTGTCTCTAAAAATTTTACGCTTGGGATAC